One window of the Methylocystis parvus OBBP genome contains the following:
- a CDS encoding malate--CoA ligase subunit beta: MDVHEYQAKEILAAHGVAIPPGTVAFSPDQAVYAATELGGSHWVVKAQIHAGARGKAGGVKLCRTYHEVQQAARDLLGKRLVTSQTGPEGKPVQRVYVEVADPFEREIYLGYVLDRKLERVRVIASKHGGMDIEEIARTAPDELLQVIVEPAVGLQQFQARELAFQLGLNLKQVSRAVQTIMGAYRAFRDNDATMLEINPLVITKDDKVLALDAKMSFDDNALFRRRNIVDMNDPSQSDPREAQAHEHSLNYIGLDGEIGCIVNGAGLAMATMDMIKHAGGNPANFLDVGGGASPERVANAFRLVLSDRRVKVVLVNIFAGINRCDWVAQGVVDAVRAERIEGVPLVVRLAGTNVEAGKKIIAESGIPIIQADTLAEAAQKAVAAWQSVK, from the coding sequence ATGGACGTCCACGAGTATCAAGCCAAGGAAATTCTGGCGGCCCATGGCGTCGCGATTCCGCCCGGCACCGTGGCTTTCAGCCCGGATCAGGCGGTCTACGCCGCGACCGAGCTCGGCGGCTCCCATTGGGTCGTGAAGGCGCAAATTCATGCGGGCGCGCGCGGCAAGGCCGGCGGCGTCAAGCTGTGCCGCACCTATCATGAAGTGCAGCAGGCGGCGCGCGACCTTCTCGGCAAGCGCCTCGTGACGTCGCAGACCGGACCGGAAGGCAAGCCGGTGCAGCGCGTCTATGTCGAGGTCGCCGATCCCTTCGAGCGCGAAATCTATCTCGGTTACGTTCTCGACCGTAAGTTGGAGCGCGTGCGCGTCATCGCCTCCAAACATGGCGGCATGGACATCGAGGAAATCGCCCGCACGGCGCCGGACGAGCTGCTTCAGGTGATCGTCGAGCCGGCGGTCGGCCTCCAGCAGTTCCAGGCGCGCGAACTCGCTTTTCAGCTCGGCCTCAATCTCAAGCAGGTCTCGCGCGCGGTGCAGACGATCATGGGCGCCTATCGCGCCTTCCGCGACAATGACGCGACCATGCTCGAGATCAATCCGCTCGTCATCACCAAGGACGACAAGGTTCTCGCGCTCGACGCGAAGATGTCCTTCGACGACAATGCGCTGTTCCGCCGCCGCAACATTGTCGACATGAACGATCCCTCGCAGAGCGATCCGCGCGAGGCGCAGGCGCATGAGCACAGCCTGAACTATATCGGCCTCGACGGCGAGATCGGCTGCATCGTCAACGGCGCCGGCCTCGCCATGGCGACGATGGACATGATCAAGCACGCCGGCGGCAATCCGGCGAACTTCCTCGACGTCGGCGGCGGCGCGTCGCCGGAGCGCGTGGCCAACGCCTTCCGTCTGGTGCTCTCCGACCGCCGCGTGAAAGTCGTGCTCGTCAACATCTTCGCGGGCATCAATCGCTGCGACTGGGTTGCGCAGGGCGTCGTCGACGCGGTGCGCGCCGAGCGCATCGAGGGCGTGCCGCTCGTCGTCCGCCTCGCCGGAACGAATGTCGAAGCCGGCAAGAAGATCATCGCAGAGAGCGGCATTCCGATCATCCAGGCCGATACGCTGGCGGAAGCCGCGCAAAAGGCCGTCGCCGCCTGGCAG
- the fchA gene encoding methenyltetrahydrofolate cyclohydrolase, protein MSAKTETIGKFLDELASSAPTPGGGGAAALSGAMGAALVSMVCNLTIGKKNYEAVSEDLKKTLARAEELREKLTRGIDEDVVAFNTLMGAYGLPKATDEEKAARTAAIQEALKAATLAPLATCKVCYEVIALSREAADKGNLGVISDAGVAVLAANAGLRSCALNVFINAKSIKDRDFAEKQLAEVNALLAKAAAETEAVYDVVRGKIG, encoded by the coding sequence ATGAGCGCGAAGACGGAAACGATCGGCAAATTCCTCGACGAGTTGGCGAGCAGCGCGCCGACTCCCGGCGGCGGCGGCGCGGCCGCGCTCTCGGGCGCCATGGGCGCCGCGCTTGTGTCGATGGTCTGCAATCTGACGATCGGCAAGAAGAACTACGAGGCCGTCTCCGAGGATCTCAAAAAGACCCTCGCCCGCGCCGAAGAGCTGCGCGAAAAGCTGACCCGGGGCATCGACGAGGACGTCGTCGCCTTCAACACGCTGATGGGCGCCTACGGCCTGCCCAAAGCCACGGACGAAGAGAAGGCCGCGCGCACCGCCGCGATTCAGGAAGCGCTGAAGGCCGCGACGCTTGCGCCGCTCGCCACCTGCAAGGTCTGCTACGAGGTGATCGCGCTCTCCAGGGAAGCCGCCGACAAGGGCAATCTGGGCGTCATCAGCGACGCGGGCGTCGCGGTGCTCGCGGCCAATGCCGGCCTACGTTCCTGCGCCCTCAACGTCTTCATCAACGCCAAGTCGATCAAGGATCGCGATTTCGCCGAGAAGCAACTCGCCGAGGTCAACGCGCTTCTCGCCAAGGCGGCGGCCGAGACGGAAGCGGTCTATGATGTGGTGCGCGGAAAGATCGGCTAG
- a CDS encoding NADP-dependent methylenetetrahydromethanopterin/methylenetetrahydrofolate dehydrogenase → MTKKLLFLFDTDPVASVFDTVVGYDGGADHIIGYGGVDTKNVGALVDGCIYTRGPKEKQFTAIFVGGGSMVAGEAVFKAVKKRFFSNFRVSVMLDSNGSNTTAAAGVALLAKAGDLKGKKAVVLAGTGPVGMRAAAMLNIEGAEVAITSREQARADAAAKAISERFGFTPKAVEAKDNAARAEAIKGAQVVFGAGAIGVELLAESDWKDNPTVELIADCNAQPPLGIAGVEAIDKAKERHGKIVIGALGLGGLKLKLHRECVGKLFESADKVFDCENIYALAKELA, encoded by the coding sequence ATGACCAAGAAGCTTCTTTTCCTTTTCGACACCGATCCCGTCGCCAGCGTCTTCGACACGGTCGTCGGCTATGACGGCGGCGCCGATCACATCATCGGCTATGGCGGCGTCGATACGAAGAATGTCGGCGCTCTGGTCGACGGCTGCATCTATACGCGCGGTCCCAAAGAGAAGCAGTTCACGGCGATCTTCGTCGGCGGCGGCTCCATGGTCGCGGGCGAGGCCGTGTTCAAGGCGGTGAAAAAGCGCTTCTTCTCCAACTTCCGCGTTTCCGTGATGCTCGACTCGAACGGTTCGAACACCACGGCCGCAGCGGGCGTCGCGCTGCTCGCCAAGGCGGGCGATCTCAAGGGCAAGAAGGCCGTCGTTCTCGCCGGCACGGGCCCCGTCGGGATGCGCGCCGCCGCCATGCTGAACATCGAAGGCGCCGAGGTCGCCATCACCTCGCGCGAGCAGGCGCGCGCCGACGCCGCCGCCAAGGCTATTTCCGAGCGTTTCGGCTTCACGCCGAAGGCTGTCGAAGCCAAGGACAACGCCGCCCGCGCCGAGGCGATCAAGGGCGCGCAGGTCGTCTTCGGCGCCGGCGCGATCGGCGTCGAGCTGCTCGCGGAAAGCGATTGGAAGGACAATCCGACCGTCGAGCTCATCGCCGATTGCAACGCCCAGCCGCCGCTCGGCATCGCCGGCGTCGAGGCGATCGACAAGGCCAAGGAGCGCCACGGCAAGATCGTGATCGGGGCCCTTGGTCTCGGCGGCCTAAAACTGAAGCTGCACCGCGAATGCGTCGGCAAGCTCTTCGAGAGCGCCGACAAGGTGTTCGATTGCGAAAACATTTACGCCCTTGCGAAAGAGCTGGCCTGA
- a CDS encoding D-2-hydroxyacid dehydrogenase codes for MSHKIVFLDRETLDANVRAPNFPHEYTEYAQTSVDQIVERAKDADIIITNKVPLREPVLKQLPKLKLIAVAATGTDVIDKAYTTANGVTVSNIRNYAYNTLPEHVFALLFALRRNLVNYVDSVRRGRWGYANQFCYFDYPIYDIAGSTLGIIGYGALGKQVQTRAEALGMKVLVNDITDIPGKVDVATILRESDVITLNIPLTPATKDMIGAKELASMKKTASIINTARGGIIDEEALADALRKGVIAGAALDVLTVEPPKNGNILLDPTIPNLIITPHVAWASKEAMQVLSDQLVDNIDAFVAGEPRNVVTA; via the coding sequence ATGTCGCACAAGATCGTCTTTCTCGACCGCGAAACGCTCGACGCCAATGTGCGCGCACCCAACTTCCCGCACGAATATACGGAATACGCCCAGACCTCGGTCGATCAGATCGTCGAGCGCGCCAAGGACGCCGACATCATCATCACCAACAAGGTTCCGCTGCGCGAGCCGGTGCTGAAGCAGCTTCCAAAGCTGAAGCTGATCGCCGTCGCCGCAACGGGCACGGACGTGATCGACAAGGCCTACACCACGGCCAATGGCGTCACGGTCTCGAATATCCGCAACTACGCCTACAACACGCTGCCCGAGCATGTCTTTGCGCTGCTCTTCGCGCTGCGCCGCAATCTCGTGAATTACGTCGACAGCGTGCGCCGCGGCCGGTGGGGCTACGCCAACCAGTTCTGCTATTTCGACTATCCGATCTATGACATCGCCGGCTCGACGCTCGGCATCATCGGCTATGGCGCGCTCGGCAAGCAGGTTCAGACCCGCGCCGAGGCGCTGGGCATGAAGGTGCTCGTCAACGACATCACGGACATCCCCGGCAAGGTCGACGTCGCGACCATCCTGCGCGAGTCGGACGTCATCACGCTGAACATTCCGCTGACGCCGGCGACGAAGGACATGATCGGCGCGAAGGAGCTCGCGTCGATGAAGAAGACCGCCAGCATCATCAACACGGCGCGCGGCGGCATCATTGACGAGGAAGCTCTTGCCGACGCCCTGCGCAAGGGCGTGATCGCCGGCGCGGCCCTCGACGTGCTCACCGTCGAGCCGCCAAAGAACGGCAATATTCTGCTCGATCCGACGATCCCGAACCTCATCATCACCCCCCACGTCGCCTGGGCGTCGAAGGAGGCGATGCAGGTTCTCTCGGATCAGCTGGTCGATAATATCGACGCCTTTGTCGCGGGCGAGCCGCGCAACGTCGTGACGGCGTAA